The following are encoded in a window of Pseudomonadota bacterium genomic DNA:
- a CDS encoding TetR/AcrR family transcriptional regulator, whose protein sequence is MSTSKENTARDRIIETALNLFYKQGYLATGINQIIAESQVAKATFYAHFPSKEALCIAYLQARHKIWMGWLTTGLQSDATPKEKLLGIFFFLERWMQESDYRGCAFLNIASEVPLRGSEIRNEVVKHKDGLRKYIKETIVDIFSSGQGVTTIDAEKMATTVYVLVEGAIVSSQNYSASWPIETAREAVEILLSR, encoded by the coding sequence AATTGAGACAGCCCTGAATTTATTTTACAAACAGGGCTACTTGGCTACGGGTATAAATCAGATTATTGCGGAATCTCAAGTCGCGAAAGCTACTTTTTATGCCCACTTTCCATCAAAAGAAGCTCTCTGTATCGCATACCTCCAAGCTCGTCATAAAATCTGGATGGGGTGGTTGACAACCGGCCTTCAAAGTGACGCAACCCCCAAAGAGAAACTTTTAGGCATCTTTTTCTTTCTTGAGCGGTGGATGCAGGAAAGCGACTACCGGGGTTGTGCGTTTTTAAACATTGCCTCTGAAGTGCCGCTGCGGGGCTCGGAAATAAGAAATGAAGTTGTAAAACATAAAGATGGGCTACGGAAATATATAAAAGAGACAATAGTAGATATTTTCAGTTCAGGTCAGGGAGTAACTACTATTGATGCGGAAAAAATGGCTACGACGGTTTATGTTTTGGTAGAGGGAGCCATCGTATCCAGTCAAAACTATAGTGCTTCCTGGCCGATTGAAACCGCTCGTGAAGCAGTAGAAATCTTGTTGTCCAGGTGA
- a CDS encoding cupin domain-containing protein yields MEEAVCRQKLDEEFYTPEKCHIIEVSNSPADPELSLARARVEPGVTTRWHRLKGVAERYVMVAGTGLVEIGRRPPRKVNPGDVVLIPPGCRQRIANPGPEELIFFAICTPRFTPEAYEELEGETG; encoded by the coding sequence ATGGAAGAGGCGGTGTGCCGGCAAAAGCTTGACGAAGAATTTTACACCCCGGAAAAATGCCATATTATCGAAGTCTCCAATAGCCCGGCGGACCCGGAGCTTTCGCTCGCCCGGGCTCGGGTCGAGCCCGGCGTAACCACGCGCTGGCACCGCCTCAAGGGCGTGGCTGAACGCTATGTGATGGTCGCCGGGACAGGCCTGGTTGAAATCGGCCGGCGGCCGCCCCGGAAGGTAAATCCCGGCGACGTGGTTCTGATTCCGCCCGGCTGTCGGCAGCGCATCGCCAACCCCGGCCCGGAAGAGCTGATTTTTTTCGCGATCTGCACGCCCCGTTTTACGCCGGAAGCCTACGAGGAGCTTGAAGGCGAGACGGGTTAG
- a CDS encoding DUF134 domain-containing protein, which translates to MPRPRKSRTIQGPPRCSVFQPVPPALGDDPLNLNLEGFEALRLSDYLGLDQESAAREMEVSRPTYGRILAAARGLVAEALVTGRELRISGGDFVVGHRECRNRHRGGWRGGKGR; encoded by the coding sequence ATGCCGAGACCACGAAAATCACGAACCATTCAGGGACCGCCGCGCTGTAGTGTTTTTCAGCCGGTGCCTCCCGCGCTGGGGGATGACCCCCTGAATCTTAATCTCGAAGGTTTCGAAGCCTTGCGGCTGAGTGATTATCTCGGGTTGGATCAGGAAAGCGCGGCGCGTGAGATGGAAGTTTCTCGCCCAACTTATGGCCGAATTCTGGCCGCCGCTCGCGGACTGGTGGCCGAGGCTCTGGTCACCGGTCGGGAATTGCGGATCAGCGGCGGCGACTTTGTTGTCGGGCATCGTGAGTGTCGCAATCGACACCGCGGCGGTTGGCGTGGCGGTAAAGGGAGGTAG
- a CDS encoding radical SAM protein, whose translation MVNENLNQAPAACSVCPRACRVDRLAGELGFCRIPAAVQVSHAGLHLGEEPPISGVRGSGTIFFSGCNLRCIFCQNYQISQEFSQPSRGMTIAELAVAMLRLEQQGAHNLNFVSPSHVAFQVAEAIATARAQGLTVPVVYNSNGYDAPAALRRLRGLVDIYLPDLKYLENGLGRRFSDVTDYADVAPLVIAEMLNQVGHLQTDAEGLAVRGLLVRHLVLPGYIDNSLRVLDFLAGLSRDIFVSIMAQYSPQYKAMFDPVISRTLRQDEYDRVVEHALTLGLDNAFVQELASQDHYLPDFEREDPFL comes from the coding sequence ATGGTCAATGAAAATCTGAATCAGGCTCCGGCTGCCTGCAGCGTTTGTCCGCGGGCTTGCCGGGTCGACCGGCTGGCGGGGGAACTGGGTTTTTGCCGGATTCCCGCCGCCGTTCAGGTTTCCCATGCCGGGCTTCATCTGGGCGAGGAACCGCCGATTTCCGGAGTCCGGGGATCGGGCACCATTTTTTTCAGCGGTTGCAATCTGCGTTGCATCTTTTGCCAGAACTATCAGATCAGTCAGGAGTTTTCACAGCCGTCGCGCGGCATGACGATTGCCGAACTGGCGGTCGCCATGCTGCGTCTTGAACAGCAGGGTGCCCACAACCTGAATTTTGTCTCGCCTTCACATGTGGCTTTCCAGGTGGCCGAGGCGATCGCGACAGCCCGGGCCCAGGGCCTGACGGTGCCGGTGGTCTACAATTCTAATGGCTACGACGCGCCGGCCGCGTTGCGGCGTCTGCGTGGCTTGGTCGATATCTATCTGCCTGATTTAAAATATCTGGAAAACGGTTTAGGCAGAAGATTTTCCGACGTCACCGACTATGCCGACGTCGCCCCCCTTGTCATTGCGGAGATGCTGAATCAGGTTGGCCATCTGCAGACCGATGCCGAGGGTCTGGCCGTTCGTGGTCTGCTCGTCCGTCATCTGGTTCTGCCTGGTTATATTGACAACAGCCTGCGGGTGCTTGATTTTCTGGCCGGGCTTTCGCGGGATATCTTTGTCAGCATCATGGCCCAGTATTCGCCCCAATACAAAGCGATGTTCGATCCGGTAATTAGCAGGACCCTGCGTCAGGATGAATACGATCGCGTGGTGGAACATGCCCTGACTCTGGGCCTGGATAACGCCTTTGTTCAGGAACTTGCCAGCCAGGATCATTATCTGCCTGATTTCGAGCGGGAAGACCCATTTCTATAA
- the hrpB gene encoding ATP-dependent helicase HrpB — translation MDSFLRREDVARLPVLGLVEGLRRALAEVGLALLKAPPGTGKTTLLPLLLLAEDWLAGRKIVMLEPRRLAARAAAARMAALLGEALGERVGYRIRHESRVSAATRIEVVTEGILTRLLQDDPALSNYGLVIFDEFHERHLPGDLGLAFALQSRELLRPDLRLLIMSATLETEALAGFLPPASRLEAEDPGYPVAVDWLERPPAVDFLPALARLVCRALSESEGDLLVFLPGAGEIRRLAESLSDLGPGHLLLPLYGALPRARQDLVFQAAPPGNRKIILATDIAESSLTIPGIQVVVDGGRRRIARFDAASGLDRYETVAVSRAAAEQRRGRAGREAPGKCYRLWSKAEENRRPASAPPEIMLADLTGLALEMALWGVSEAADLTWPTPPPQKTLDQAFALLYKLRAVDQRRRITDHGRELAAFGLHPRLGQMLLRGRKSGRGRTAAALAAWLQQRDYCAREGADDSDIESRLQRLFGGRRQLTGEEVACKVAVEREVSLLVKRLKIDNREDFEFSLCGELLAAAYPDRLGRKRPGGGNRYLLSGGGEAAFAGPEALAAVEFLVICRLSGPRRQARIQLAAAYDEVFLRREFAAFIEKREVVDWDEDRQSLRAFTEELYGALRLGQEKTENPDPALVAAVWRGVFARQGLEILPWTPAARQLCVRIEFLRSLQSGPKALPAATWPDFSAAGLRAALDDWLLPQLAGIRSRAALAGLDLEKLLFARLDWGQRKELEKLAPLTCQLENGRQLKLDYGQGPVPVLTARVQDFFGCRRTPLVAGRPVLLKLLSPARRPVQITDNLEGFWRGSYAAVRKEMRGRYPRHQWPENPLENYELRNGDDKTGDKIFKA, via the coding sequence ATGGATTCTTTTCTGCGACGTGAAGATGTCGCCCGGCTGCCGGTGTTGGGGCTGGTTGAGGGCTTGCGCCGGGCCCTGGCGGAGGTCGGTCTGGCTTTGCTCAAGGCCCCGCCGGGTACCGGCAAAACCACCCTGCTGCCGCTTCTGCTGCTGGCGGAAGACTGGCTGGCCGGGCGCAAAATCGTCATGCTCGAGCCCCGGCGCCTGGCGGCTCGGGCCGCGGCCGCGCGGATGGCTGCATTGCTGGGAGAGGCGCTCGGCGAGCGGGTCGGCTACCGTATCCGCCATGAAAGCAGGGTCAGTGCCGCCACCCGGATTGAGGTTGTGACCGAAGGCATTCTGACGCGTCTGCTGCAGGATGATCCGGCTTTGAGTAATTACGGCCTGGTGATCTTCGATGAATTTCACGAGCGCCACCTGCCCGGCGATCTCGGTCTGGCTTTCGCATTGCAGAGCCGTGAACTCCTGCGCCCCGATCTGCGCCTGCTGATTATGTCGGCGACGCTGGAAACCGAGGCCCTGGCCGGTTTTCTGCCGCCGGCCTCCCGGCTCGAGGCCGAAGATCCAGGTTATCCGGTGGCGGTCGACTGGCTCGAGCGGCCCCCGGCGGTCGATTTTCTCCCCGCTCTCGCCCGCCTGGTCTGCCGGGCGCTTTCCGAGAGCGAGGGGGATCTACTGGTTTTTCTCCCCGGCGCCGGGGAAATCAGGCGTCTGGCAGAAAGTTTAAGCGATCTCGGACCCGGTCATCTCCTGCTGCCGCTCTACGGTGCCCTGCCACGGGCCCGGCAGGATCTGGTTTTTCAGGCCGCCCCGCCGGGAAACCGGAAAATCATTCTGGCCACCGATATCGCCGAATCGAGCTTGACGATTCCCGGCATCCAAGTGGTGGTCGACGGCGGCCGTCGCCGGATTGCCCGTTTCGATGCCGCCTCAGGTCTTGACCGTTATGAAACCGTGGCCGTCAGCCGAGCCGCGGCCGAGCAGCGCCGGGGCCGGGCCGGGCGGGAAGCTCCGGGGAAATGTTATCGTCTCTGGAGTAAGGCCGAAGAAAACCGCCGACCGGCTTCCGCCCCGCCGGAAATCATGCTCGCCGATCTCACCGGCCTGGCCCTGGAAATGGCTCTCTGGGGAGTAAGTGAGGCGGCTGATCTGACCTGGCCGACCCCACCGCCGCAAAAAACCCTAGATCAGGCCTTTGCCCTGCTGTATAAACTCAGGGCGGTTGACCAACGGCGACGGATCACCGACCATGGCCGCGAGCTTGCCGCCTTCGGTCTCCATCCCCGGCTCGGTCAGATGCTTTTGCGGGGACGGAAAAGCGGTCGGGGACGAACCGCCGCCGCCCTGGCTGCTTGGTTGCAGCAGCGCGATTATTGCGCCCGCGAAGGGGCCGACGACAGCGATATTGAATCCCGCTTGCAAAGGCTGTTTGGCGGCCGCCGCCAGCTGACCGGCGAGGAGGTCGCTTGCAAGGTTGCTGTCGAACGTGAAGTCAGCTTGCTGGTCAAGCGCCTGAAGATCGACAACCGTGAGGATTTTGAGTTTTCACTCTGCGGCGAGCTGCTGGCGGCGGCCTATCCCGACCGTCTGGGGCGCAAACGGCCGGGCGGCGGTAACCGCTATCTTCTCAGTGGGGGCGGAGAGGCGGCTTTTGCCGGACCCGAAGCCCTGGCCGCCGTGGAATTTCTCGTGATCTGCCGGCTCTCAGGCCCCCGTCGTCAGGCCCGGATTCAACTGGCGGCGGCCTATGACGAGGTCTTTTTGCGCCGCGAGTTTGCCGCTTTTATCGAAAAACGGGAAGTGGTTGACTGGGATGAAGACAGGCAGAGCCTGCGGGCCTTTACCGAGGAACTTTATGGCGCCCTGCGGCTGGGCCAGGAAAAGACGGAAAATCCCGATCCGGCTCTGGTCGCCGCCGTCTGGCGCGGGGTTTTTGCCCGGCAGGGCCTCGAAATTCTACCCTGGACCCCGGCTGCCCGTCAGCTTTGTGTCCGCATCGAGTTTCTGCGCTCTTTGCAATCCGGTCCGAAAGCCTTGCCCGCCGCGACCTGGCCCGATTTTTCCGCCGCCGGTCTGCGGGCCGCTCTCGACGACTGGCTGCTGCCGCAGCTTGCCGGCATTCGCAGTCGCGCCGCTCTGGCCGGCCTCGATCTGGAAAAGCTGCTTTTCGCCCGGCTTGACTGGGGGCAGCGAAAAGAACTTGAGAAACTGGCGCCTTTGACCTGTCAACTGGAAAACGGCCGGCAGCTGAAACTCGATTACGGCCAAGGTCCGGTACCGGTGCTGACCGCCAGGGTTCAGGACTTCTTCGGCTGCCGGAGAACGCCGCTGGTCGCCGGCCGGCCGGTGTTGCTTAAACTGCTCTCTCCGGCCCGGCGCCCGGTGCAGATCACCGACAACCTCGAAGGTTTCTGGCGGGGCTCCTACGCCGCCGTCCGCAAGGAGATGCGGGGCCGCTATCCCAGGCATCAGTGGCCGGAGAACCCCCTGGAAAATTACGAATTGAGAAACGGGGACGACAAAACCGGTGACAAAATCTTTAAAGCTTGA